A genomic stretch from Falco naumanni isolate bFalNau1 chromosome 4, bFalNau1.pat, whole genome shotgun sequence includes:
- the LITAF gene encoding lipopolysaccharide-induced tumor necrosis factor-alpha factor — translation MSALTSSAVPSAPPSYEETTGINVSYPHPYPVPEPGQKPDGKGMNPPPYMGQPAPVNNPITVQTVYVQQPVVFYDRPVQMCCPSCNQMIVTRLSYDSGALTWLSCGGLCLLGCIGGCCLIPFCIDALKDVDHTCPNCNALVGSYKRL, via the exons ATGTCTGCTCTGACTAGCAGCGCTGTCCCATCGGCACCACCTTCTTACGAGGAAACAACAGGAATCAATGTGAGCTATCCTCACCCCTATCCTGTCCCAGAACCTGGCCAGAAACCAGATGGAAAAGGAATGAACCCACCCCCATACATGGGGCAGCCTGCACCAGTGAATAACCCCA tTACAGTTCAGACAGTGTATGTGCAGCAACCAGTAGTATTTTATGACCGCCCGGTTCAGATGTGCTGCCCCTCCTGTAATCAGATGATTGTGACACGTCTCTCATATGACTCAGGAGCTTTGACTTGGCTGTCATGTGGTGGCCTCTGCCTGCTGGG gtGTATAGGTGGCTGCTGCTTAATCCCCTTCTGCATTGATGCCCTAAAGGATGTGGATCACACCTGTCCGAACTGCAACGCTCTTGTTGGTTCTTACAAACGTCTATAG